A stretch of DNA from Cucurbita pepo subsp. pepo cultivar mu-cu-16 unplaced genomic scaffold, ASM280686v2 Cp4.1_scaffold000892, whole genome shotgun sequence:
CGCCGGCTAACAGCAAAGTTTTTAGGAAACATCCAGATCTCATCTCACTATACAAGCTGATATAAGATTCcgatctattttctttaaaaaattgcaGGCAGAAATCTGATTAAAAACTCTATGAATACGGAGGAAAATGTTCAAGAATTTACGGCCACCACAGCGCCGCTGCCGACGGCGGCTTAGCTTACCTACCACCCACCAcagtcaaacaaaaaaattgatggaGAAACTTTTTCAGGGGATacaaaatgactaaaatgccctCAATGACAACGACACTGAACCAATAAAAGCAACAAAAGCAAGAAGCCATGAAGGGCAATTTCGACATTTCAATATTTCATCCCACCAGTCACAGAGCCCTGCCTCTCAGGGGCATTCATGTAAATTACAGAGTGTTCATCAAGCTTTACACAGTACACAGAAACATCTCAGGCAAAacgaaatttaaatgataataaaaccCTAGAAAATACAGATCTAAGTACTGAGTTCAGTCGCCGGAATCATCATCGCCGCCGAAGATCGAAATCCGATTgtagaggaggaagagaatgAGGACGAGGAAGAGAGCGACGCCGACGGGGGAACCAGTGACTCGGTGGATGGAGTCAGGCTCGCCGGAGGAGAAGATGGCGGAGACGAAGGAGCCGCGATCGGAGGAGAGGAACTGGATGGCGAGAAGGAGGAGGAtgggaaggaggaggaggccgAACGGGCTGAGGAGGTCGGAAATGGCTTCGGTAAGAGCCTCCCCGTCGCCGAGGA
This window harbors:
- the LOC111785989 gene encoding uncharacterized protein LOC111785989: MIEERQGGAPHGVLLAVVVAIVIVGPFLLGDGEALTEAISDLLSPFGLLLLPILLLLAIQFLSSDRGSFVSAIFSSGEPDSIHRVTGSPVGVALFLVLILFLLYNRISIFGGDDDSGD